From Coffea arabica cultivar ET-39 chromosome 10e, Coffea Arabica ET-39 HiFi, whole genome shotgun sequence, one genomic window encodes:
- the LOC113712117 gene encoding berberine bridge enzyme-like D-2, protein MKKFMILGSDKPLTFLVPVIISIFITSFAVPSLCTAPLIETCLVDYGVKNFTLFPSNHDHGEDTRAYYSFLNFSIQNLRFAEPSMPKPIAIIMPENKEQLVMTVLCCRKGSWEIRVRCGGHSYEGTSSIATDGSAFVIIDLMNLNRVSVDLESQVAWVEGGATLGQTYYAISEASKDHGFSAGSCPTVGIGGHIAGGGFGLLSRKYGLAADNVEDALLVDADGRVLDREAMGEEVFWAIRGGGGGIWGIIYAWKIKLLKVPETVTGFILSQPGTKRYVERLVHKWQHVAPKLSDGYYLSVFVGYGLPETAPTIGLSATFKGFFLGPKREALSELNKAFPELHFREGDCKEMSWIESVVYFSGLKPAGSSSSMTISQLNNRYLIDKLFFKAKSDYVRTPISSRGIRAAIDILEKEPKGYVILDPYGGFMEKTDTESIAFPHRKGNLFSIQYMVEWNEKDEQQNRSNGYINWIRGFYSSMSTFVSSAPRAAYINYMDLDLGVMNTSNEMELLMLNGNAPSSDAVERARVWGEKYFLSNYDKLVRAKTLIDPLNIFRHQQGIPPLSTSTS, encoded by the coding sequence ATGAAGAAATTCATGATCTTGGGAAGTGATAAACCACTAACCTTTCTTGTCCCTGTAATTATTAGCATCTTCATCACTTCATTTGCAGTCCCTTCATTGTGTACTGCTCCCCTGATTGAAACTTGTTTGGTTGATTATGGGGTCAAGAACTTCACCCTCTTCCCAAGTAATCATGACCATGGTGAAGACACGAGGGCTTACTACAGCTTCCTCAATTTTTCCATTCAGAATCTTAGGTTCGCAGAACCCTCGATGCCTAAACCAATAGCCATCATCATGCCAGAGAACAAAGAGCAGCTAGTCATGACTGTGCTGTGCTGTAGGAAAGGATCTTGGGAGATTAGAGTCAGGTGCGGGGGACACAGCTACGAGGGGACTTCCTCCATTGCTACAGATGGCTCTGCTTTCGTCATCATCGACCTGATGAATCTGAACCGAGTTTCGGTGGATTTGGAATCCCAAGTGGCTTGGGTGGAAGGAGGCGCCACTCTAGGCCAAACTTACTATGCAATTTCAGAGGCCAGCAAAGATCATGGATTCTCAGCAGGCTCTTGCCCGACGGTGGGGATTGGCGGGCACATTGCAGGAGGGGGTTTCGGTTTGCTGTCCAGGAAATACGGGCTGGCTGCTGATAACGTGGAGGATGCACTCCTGGTGGATGCTGATGGGAGGGTTCTGGACCGGGAAGCCATGGGAGAGGAGGTGTTCTGGGCTATTCGGGGAGGCGGTGGGGGAATTTGGGGGATCATTTACGCTTGGAAGATTAAGTTACTCAAGGTCCCTGAAACCGTGACAGGTTTCATATTGTCTCAACCTGGCACCAAAAGGTATGTTGAGAGGCTAGTGCACAAGTGGCAGCATGTTGCACCAAAGCTGAGTGATGGTTACTATCTATCAGTTTTTGTTGGTTATGGTTTGCCAGAAACAGCACCAACCATTGGATTATCAGCAACATTCAAAGGGTTTTTCTTGGGTCCTAAAAGGGAAGCTTTGTCTGAATTGAACAAGGCCTTTCCGGAGCTACATTTCCGAGAAGGAGATTGCAAGGAAATGAGCTGGATTGAATCCGTAGTCTATTTCTCTGGATTGAAACCAGCAGGAAGCAGCAGCTCCATGACCATCTCTCAGTTAAACAATCGTTACCTTATAGACAAGTTATTTTTCAAGGCTAAATCAGACTACGTGAGGACCCCGATTTCGAGTAGGGGAATCAGGGCTGCAATAGACATATTAGAGAAAGAACCAAAAGGATACGTGATCTTAGATCCTTATGGGGGATTCATGGAAAAAACTGACACTGAATCCATCGCTTTCCCTCACCGAAAAGGCAACCTTTTCTCAATTCAGTACATGGTGGAGTGGAATGAAAAGGACGAGCAACAGAACAGGAGCAATGGTTACATAAACTGGATACGAGGATTCTACAGTTCAATGAGCACTTTTGTTTCATCAGCACCCAGAGCTGCTTACATCAATTACATGGATCTTGACCTTGGTGTGATGAACACTAGCAATGAAATGGAATTGCTAATGCTAAATGGCAACGCCCCATCTTCAGATGCCGTGGAAAGGGCCAGAGTTTGGGGTGAGAAGTATTTCTTGAGTAACTATGATAAACTAGTGAGAGCTAAAACTCTTATTGATCCGCTCAATATTTTTAGGCATCAACAGGGCATTCCTCCCTTGTCAACGTCCACTTCCTGA
- the LOC113710894 gene encoding beta-galactosidase 16, translating to MDAFCRLSCFCLVVILVARAGHGAEVTYDGRSLIIDGQRKLLFSGSIHYPRSTPDMWPSLISKAKFGGLDVIESYVFWNLHEPQPGQYDFSGRLDIVRFIKEIQAQGLYACIRIGPFIESEWTYGGLPFWLHDVPGIVFRSDNEPFKFYMQNFTTKIVSLFKSEGLYAPQGGPIILQQIENEYQNVEKSFGDKGPPYVRWAAAMAVGLQTGVPWVMCKQDDAPDPVINACNGRTCGVTFVGPNSPNKPALWTENWTSFYQVYGDKTPLRSAEDIAFNVALFIARKNGSFINYYMYHGGTNFGRTASSYIITSYYDQAPLDEYGFLSQPKWGHLKDLHAAIKLCSHTILSGVATIAALGQQQEAYIYNGESGECAALLVNNDNAKTVVVQFQNSSYELPSTSISILPDCKNVAFNTAKVTAQCNERLILPKLKFDSADQWSEFKEVVPTFEETTLRSNSLLEHMNTTKDRSDYLWYTVSVDSSETQPVLSVDSLGHVLHAFVNGAPAGSAHGTHNNPSFTLERTINLSQGLNNISLLSATVGLPDSGAYLERRALGLQRVTIEDKQGTKDLSNSSWGYQVGWLEESSAAQWSKFGASPQPLTWYKVLFDAPEGDDPLSLNLGSMGKGEAWINGQSIGRYWVSFLTADGSPSQTWYHIPRSFLQPKGNQLVLFEEESGNPLQITIGSVARNKECALVSNSNLLHVNSSKNHKRNS from the exons ATGGATGCATTTTGCAGGTTAAGCTGTTTCTGCTTAGTAGTGATTTTGGTGGCAAGGGCTGGTCATGGAGCAGAAGTCACTTATGATGGAAGATCACTGATAATTGATGGGCAAAGAAAACTTCTGTTTTCTGGTTCAATTCATTACCCTCGAAGCACCCCTGAT ATGTGGCCATCTTTAATATCAAAGGCCAAATTTGGTGGACTGGATGTGATTGAATCCTATGTGTTTTGGAACCTTCATGAGCCCCAACCTGGACAG TATGATTTCAGTGGGAGACTTGATATAGTGAGATTCATCAAGGAAATTCAAGCACAAGGTCTCTATGCATGCATTCGGATTGGACCCTTCATTGAGAGTGAATGGACATATGG AGGTCTTCCATTTTGGTTGCATGATGTTCCAGGAATCGTTTTTCGATCTGATAATGAGCCCTTTAAG TTTTATATGCAAAACTTCACAACCAAAATTGTCAGCTTGTTCAAATCAGAAGGACTATATGCTCCACAAGGAGGGCCTATCATTCTTCAACAG ATTGAGAACGAGTACCAAAATGTGGAGAAATCTTTTGGAGACAAAGGTCCACCTTATGTTCGATGGGCAGCAGCCATGGCCGTGGGACTTCAAACTGGTGTCCCATGGGTAATGTGCAAGCAAGATGATGCTCCCGATCCCGTG ATAAACGCGTGTAATGGAAGGACATGTGGAGTGACATTCGTAGGGCCTAATTCGCCTAACAAACCAGCACTCTGGACAGAGAACTGGACAAGTTT CTATCAAGTTTATGGTGACAAGACCCCCTTAAGATCAGCAGAGGACATCGCGTTTAATGTTGCTTTATTCATAGCAAGGAAGAACGGAAGCTTTATAAACTACTACATG TATCATGGAGGCACCAATTTTGGCAGGACAGCGTCATCATACATAATCACAAGTTATTATGATCAAGCTCCTCTTGATGAATATG GTTTTCTAAGCCAACCAAAATGGGGTCATCTCAAGGATTTACATGCAGCGATAAAGCTATGCTCACATACAATACTCTCAGGAGTAGCAACTATAGCAGCATTGGGTCAGCAGCAGGAA GCCTACATATACAATGGAGAATCAGGAGAATGTGCAGCTTTACTTGTGAACAATGACAATGCAAAAACAGTGGTGGTGCAATTTCAGAATTCTTCTTATGAACTACCTTCAACATCAATCAGCATTTTACCCGATTGCAAGAATGTAGCCTTCAATACCGCCAAG GTAACCGCTCAATGTAACGAGAGATTGATTTTaccaaaattgaagtttgacTCAGCCGACCAATGGAGTGAATTCAAAGAAGTTGTTCCCACATTTGAAGAGACCACACTGAGGTCAAACTCATTGTTAGAGCACATGAATACTACAAAGGACAGATCCGATTACCTCTGGTATACTGTCAG TGTTGATTCATCAGAAACTCAGCCAGTACTCAGTGTAGACTCTTTGGGACATGTTTTACATGCATTTGTAAATGGAGCTCCTGCAG GTTCTGCACATGGAACTCATAACAATCCATCTTTTACACTAGAAAGAACTATCAATTTAAGTCAAGGGTTGAACAATATCTCCTTACTCAGTGCAACAGTTGGATTACCG GATTCAGGGGCATATCTTGAGCGCAGGGCTCTCGGATTGCAGAGAGTTACTATAGAAGACAAACAAGGGACCAAGGACCTTAGCAATTCTTCCTGGGGATATCAG GTGGGATGGCTGGAAGAATCAAGTGCAGCTCAGTGGAGCAAATTTGGTGCTTCTCCTCAACCACTAACATGGTACAAG GTTCTGTTTGATGCTCCTGAGGGTGATGATCCCTTATCATTAAATCTTGGCTCCATGGGGAAAGGTGAAGCATGGATCAATGGGCAGAGTATAGGTAGATACTGGGTCTCATTCCTCACAGCTGATGGCTCTCCCTCACAGACCTG GTACCATATACCAAGATCCTTTCTTCAACCCAAAGGCAACCAGTTGGTCTTGTTTGAAGAAGAATCTGGGAACCCGCTTCAAATTACAATTGGCtctgtggcaaggaataaagaATGTGCACTGGTATCAAATTCGAATTTGCTGCATGTAAATTCATCGAAGAATcataaaagaaattcatga